The region ggagggaaggcaggcatGCGGATATCTAATTGCAAGGCAGGGGGGTAAGTGATAGAAGGTGTATGGAGAGCTGAGGTGGCGCAGAGGAGAAATGGTCAGCACGCGGCCTGGGAGGCGTGGGAGAAGGGTGAGCACCTCAGCACCAGGCAGCATGGCTCAAGGTCGCCCATCTGTCCCCAACCCCATGTCCCTCCAGGGCTGCGGTGAGGGGGGCTGACCCTGTCCCCTGAAAGTCCCTCCCATGCGTGTCCCCCACCCAACCCTCAGGCTGACGGAGACCATTGAGCGTCTGCAGGCCcaggtagaggagctgcaggcccagGTGGAGCAGCTCCGGGGCCTGGAGCAGCTGAGGCTGCGCCGGGAGAAGCGGGAACGCAGGCGCACCATCCACACCTTCCCCTGCCTCAAGGAGCTGTGCACCAGCCCCCGGTAGGTGAGGGGTGAGGGCGCCCCTTGTGGGTAGAGGGCCCGGACCCTGGATGGCACCTCCACGTGCCTGGGACTGCCAGCCGGGGGAGCAAGGGGAGGGGGAGCACCAGGCAGCAGGTGGGAGCAAGAGCTGGTGCACTGCCCGGGCTGTCGGCGAGGCCGGCCCTGCTGCTAACCACAGTCGGCAGCTGCTGTTGACCGAGCGCTGGCCACGTGCCCGAGACTCCGCTAAGTGGCTTCATAATCGTGGCAACACCCTGAGGTGTGTTTTACCGCCCTCACTGCGCAGATGAGGAAGTGAGCCCCACAGGTCGTGTGTCTTTCCAAGGTCCCCTGGTTAGCAAGCCAGAGCTCTAGCCCGGGAGGggcagcccctggccctggcagCCCCCGTTTGCTACACCTCAGTGgggtgacttctttttttttttttttaagattttatttatttatttttagagagggaagggagggagaaagagagagagagaaacatcaatgtgtggttgctgggggtcatggcctgcaacccaggcacgtgccctgactgggaatcgaacctgtgacactttggttcgcagcccgagctcaatccactgagctacgccagccagagtgGGGTGACTTCTTAATGGAAGAATACATGTGGTCTATTTTGGGGGTTGGTTTCCTTAAACattgaacttttgttttttttttaattaagttattggggtgatgttggctAATAAGATCATGTAGGTTTCGACTGTACGTTTCTAGGATGCGTGATCTGTGTGCTGCATTGCGTGCCCGCCAgcaaagtcagatcatcttctgCTGGTGTATAATTGGCCTCCTTTACTAccccccgccctctccccccAGTAACCATCACACAGTTGTCGGTGTCCACgtgtttcagttttatgtcccttAAAAGAGTGGAATCTATAATTcctagctttttctgactgactcaTTTCCTTACTGTAGtattctcaaggtccacccatgttgtcacaaatggcaggatttcgtcttttttttttaaatagagagatagagactcttttttttttttttaagattttatttatttatttttagagagggaagggagggagatagagaaagaaacatcaatgtccggttgctgggggccatggcctgcaacgcaggcatgtgccctgactgggaatcgaacctgcgacattttggttcgcagcccgcactcaatccactgagctacgccagccagggctaggatttcatcttttatggctgagtagttttTCACTGTGTGCATGTACCCCATCTTTATCCAATCCTGGGGTTTCAGTAAGAGGCAAGAGGCAGTGCCTCACACAGAGTAACTAAGGGGCGCTTAATAAAGAGGTGTGGACAGGTATGGGAAAATGGGGGGACACTGTAGCACCCCAGGCTTGCCATAGTGAGGAGCTGTTACCACTCCTCCGCCCaagagggcaggggcggggtcaCTGCAGCCTAGAAGCAATGGAGGATGCCGCACGGAGCCggagggagcctggggaaggCGTCCCCAGGGCCTGCGTCTCCTCCCGTTCTCGGATCCCCTGCCCGGAGCCCCCCTGACTGAGCTCAGGTAGCCGGGCTGAAGCGGTCCATTGGTGTCCgcctcccagggcagagggcagagggcaaaggGCCTAGAGTGGATCGAGAGGAACAAACGATGCCCGGGTAATAGAAAGTTGTAAGTGTCCGGGGCTGGGCTTCCGGGGCTGGGCTCCCCGGCCTTGCCCAGGGCCCAagccctctgcccacctgcccctccccctctcccaggtGCGAAGACGCCTTCCGCCTACACAGTTCCTCGCTggagctgggccccaggcccctggagcAGGAGAACGAGCGCCTGCAGACCCTGGTGGGTGTCCTGCGCTCCCAGGTGAGCCAGGAGCGGCAGCGCAAGGAGCGGGCGGAGCGCGAGTTCGCGGCCGTGCTCCAGGAGTACTCGGAGCTGGAGCAGCAGCTGTGCGAGATGGAGGGCTGCCGCCTCCGCGTGCAGGAGCTGGAGGCCGAGCTGCTGGAGCTGCAGCAGATGAAGCAGGCGAAGACCtacctgctgggccaggaggatCACCTGGCCGCGGCCCTACTGGCACCCCTCACCCAGGCCCCCGAGGCTGATGACCCCCAGCCAGGCAGCGGGGATGAGTTCGGCGCCCAGGACGGTGTCTCCTCCCCAGGCCACTCGGTGCGCAAAAGCTGCAGCGACACGGCGCTCAACGCCATCGTGGCCAAAGACGCTGCCAGCCGGCACGCCGGCAACCTCACGCTGCACGCCAACAGCGTGCGCAAGCGGGGCATGTCCATCCTGCGGGAGGTGGACGAGCAGTACCACGCGCTGCTGGAGAAGTACGAGGAGCTGCTGAGCAAGTGCCGGCAGCACCGCGCCGGGGTGCGGCATGCCGGCGTGCAGACCTCGCGGCCCATCTCCCGGGACAGCTCGTGGAGGGACCtgcagggcagtgaggagggcCAGGGCGAAGCCAGGATGGCGGAGAAGAGCCTGAGCCAGCACGTGGAGGCCGTGGACAAGCGGCTGGAGCAGAGCCAGCCCGAGTACAAGGCGCTCTTCCAGGAGATCTTCTCCAGAATCCAGAAGACCAAGGCCGACATCAACGCCACCAAGGTCAAGACCCACAGCAGCAAGTGACCCTCAGGGTCCCCCCCAGAGTAAGGCCATGGGTGCCTCATGCCTGGGCCGAGCTGCCTCTGGTGAATGAGGGAGCCTTTTTGTGGCAATATAGCCCAGTGGGGGCCACTCTCCGACCCAGGGAGCCGGTGGGGGACTGGGCTTGTCCCCTGCTGGTGTGGGAGGTGGTCAACATGCAAACAGCCTGGCCCCCCCGGGATCCTCCATGACCCCGAGTCAGCCCAAGGCACAGCTAGGAGTTACAAAGCCAAACGGCCCCGCTTCCCTTCCCCCGCTTTCTGACCCCAGACTTGTCACCAGGCTTCTGAGAGCCGTTCTGGACCAGCtggcttttttctatttttttttttcaaagtttagtttcattttttttttgagaggttTGCAATGTAAGGTCCCCCTGACCCCTCGCCACAACTGGAAACACTTGAAGGGGGACCCCAGAGCCAGCTGTGGCAGGTTCCTGGGGTCTCTTAGACCACCCACTGCTTTCCCCCAGCTGTGACACACTGTCATTCCCCTAGCACCAGCTGTCCCACCCCCGGGGCCCTAACCAGGTCAGAGATGCCCCCTGCCACGCAGAGCAGAACACCTCGGCCCGGCCTCAGGTGTGCCCTGCTCCGGCCCTGGGGAGGGTGGCCTTCCCCCTGGAGACCCTCGGCCCACTGCAGACCTGCAGCCAATCCGAGGAGCAGAACGGAGAGAGCCCCTCAGCAGCCATACACGAGCCGTGCGCCCTTGCCCTCAGAGCCAGCCCCCTCGGGTGCCCACCCTGGAAATGCCTTCCGAGCATTAAGCCTTCCGGGGGTCTGAGTGGCGGGGAGCCCCCCCATCCCTGCACGCCACCTGCAGCTCATCAAGTCTGGCCTCTGCCTGCACCCACCTCAGGGACCATAACGTGTCTCATTCACTCCCATGCTGCCCACGTGCTGACCTCACCACAGGTCACACCTGCTGCCCCCAGAATGTGCCAGGCATGTGCCACCACAAGCCAGTGGTCCCagcttctgcccctgcccccccttcACTGGGGACAGCTCAAGACACCCCCCCCCACTCTGAACAGTATTAACATGGGACCCGGAAGGAGAGcatgtctccttcctcccatAAAATGCCTGCTCTTAACCTCCTGCTTGGGTGGGGGGCTCCTGAAGATCCAGCTGGGGTTCAGCCAATTGTGAAGGCTGCAGGAAGTCCAGCTTCAACTAGGAGAGGCCAAGGTCCCCAGCTTGCCCTGAGCAACCCTGCAGGGCCCCCCCGGTTTCGGCTGCCCGCCCACCCCGAGACCCAAGAAGTCAGAACAGCCGTGCAGCTGGGTGAAGGCGGTGGCCCGGGCCTCTGTGCTGGGAGCCCCAGGGGGGGCACCTTCATGCCTTACTCGTTTCTAAGGGGTAAAGGGGTTTTCTTACTACGCACGCCTGACCTCCCCAGAGGTGCCAACCTGCTCTCCGGGCGGCACTGTGGTGACAGCTGTTGGCTGGTCCTTCGGCCACACATCGTGGAACCCTTTGTCCTTTGGAGCCAGGCGGCTCCCGGCCCTCCATGTGTCTCTGTCATCTagggtggagggggcggggtgcatcgggtgggggaggggctcctgccTGTTCATTTCCCACTTCTGTAGCAGCCGACCCGGCATCACCTTTGATGTACACATGagagaaatatatttacaaatgctttattctcttctttaataataaaaataaaatgcaccagTATTCTAAAAGCAGAAATGGCCCCGGAGCCGTGGTCCTATCTGTGCATCCCGCACGCCCGCCTCCCCGTCACACAGCTCAGAGGAGAGGAGTTCTGGAACCCTGATCCTCCGGGCCTCCCCGGGCCCCCGTGATTGGCAGCCATTGAGGTGAAGAGTGGGTCTCAGAAGCTGTTTACTGAGCACCGGCCACGAGGGCGCCCCACGCTGGGGGGACACCCCTTGCCGGACAGATTCGGCAGTTCCCTCCTCCCAACCCACACCCACCAGCGGCTTTGACCTCAGGAATCACAGAGAACGCTCCTGAATCTTTGGGGCTCCGTTTCTCACTGCCTTCTCCACGCGCCCACTTCCACACAGAAAAATCGGCAAGCTCTGTGGATCCCATCCCCACAAGGAAAAGCTTGCAAAATCTTCTGGAGGTCGGCCCAGGGACCTCTCCCcgcatccccaccccaccccagggagccAGGAGCAACCTCCCTTGGCCCCTGCAGGTGAGGACAGTGTGGTGGGgggagcccagagctgggccccAACTTGGTGGTGTCTGCTTTTTAAGTCAATGACCAGCATGCGGGTTTTAAGTACATGGCACTCGAAGGACTTTCGGGGTCTCCGGACCCGCTGTGGCCTGTCTGGGGGGGAACGGGGAGCACAGTGTGGGCGTGGTACCTGGAGCAGCTGCACCTGAGGAGCAAGGGAAGCTGGGACTTGTGCCCGGGCacctttctctcactctcaccTTCCGAATTCCCCGTTGGATATATTTCCCTCCCCGCTTCTTCCTGTCACCATTTTTCCCTTCCTGGgttgctcccccccaccccaggtctctcccctgcttctttcttctcccacACAGCCAACCTTCCCCGAGACCAAACACTGGGTAAGTAAGAGGGATGGGCCCCCCTCCCACGACCCAGGAAACAGGCCTGCCTGCACCCGCCCTGCAAACTCTGAGCTGAAGGCCTGGTTTTCTGGTAACTAGGCTGAGAGGGAAGCAGCTTCGGGAAGAAGGGGGCAGCTTTGCTCACCCacgctgggggcagggggcaggggccggcTCCGTGTTGCCGGCCCAGCCCCTCGGCGGAGAGGGACGGAGATCTGGAACAGAGCTGGTCGGACTGGATTTCCTAGCCTGTgcggcagaaaaaaaaagaagataaaagccATCGGCTCTCTGAAAGTAAAAGGAAGTTCCTTCAAAAAACCTCTACACACTTAGCACCCTAGTAACAGCCAACTTTTGTTGCCTGCTGGCAGGCAGCTATAGAATCTCAACTTTCTGATGGGGATCCTGAGGCTTAGAGGTTCAGCTAGTCATTCAGGAGCACAGAGAAATACTTGAAACCAGATGTGACCCCATCCCACTATGCAATACTGCACATTCCCTATTTCCATGGACTGTTGAGTTTTAAGGACCAGTTTGGCCCGGGGCactccaggagagagagggaaaccccTTGGACTCCCTGCACAGCTGTGATGCCCAACTCACAGGCCGCCGAGAAGAGCTGGTGCCTGCAAGCTCCTCAGCTGCCAGGAAGGGCTGGATGATTCTTCCTCTTGCCTTCCCCCCCGTCCTCACCTCTGTGAATGTCCCTTTTCTGCCTCGGCCTATGGAGGAccaaggagggggaaggaggctgGCGTTAGCCTTCTGTGCCCTCTTTTTAAGGGAACAGGTGACACCCCTCGGGCCTGTTTCTCCCAGAAGGGTCTCTATTCTGGATGGTTCACCGCAGCAGCAGGTGCAAGGAGCCTGGCAGCTGCtttccccgcccccgccccccagggtaACTTGTCTCATTCTCTCCTCTACCCCCCTCCTGTCCCAGAATCCAGGGCGCCAGATGGCCCGAGCAGGCTGTGTTCATTTGGGGCCATGGAAACCTGCAGCTTCCCTTCCCTATCATTCTGGGTCAGGCACAGGGCCGGAGCCCAGCTCAAAGCAATGATTGAACAGCGGTGACTTTGTCATTCATAACTCCGGAGCGCGGACCTGGAGGAGTCCTGGCTTGGCTCCCCTGAGAAGCTGTCCCAGCCGCCATGCAGATGTCTCTGAGGTCTTGGGACTAAGACAGGGAGGGACCCAGGAGACTCCCCTTCCAACCCAGGGTCATCCTCTGCCCCATTTGGGTTTACAAAGCCAGGGCCAGTGGGGATGGGCAGTTTATTCCCTCCTAAAGATTTGCCTGGATCAACGAGGCTAAGACCATAAAGACCTGATTTGATGACAATCTCCTGTTTCAAACAGCCAACATCCCCAAGCACATATTTTTTCTAGGTAATGATGCTTTCCCTAAAAATAGAACTCTTTATTAAGAAACAaccactagccctggctggtgtggttcagtagctTGGGTGGCCACCTATGAACCAAATGCccgcgggttcaattcccagtcagggcacatacctgggttgtgggccgggttcTCAGTAGGGGGcgcccgagaggcaaccacacgctaatgtttccctctctccctccctccccctctctgaaagtaaataaataaaatcctaaaaaaaaaaacaaaaaccaacaaccaCTAATATTGCTAATAATCACTAGCATTCATTGAGCTGTTTTCATTTCCCACCCTGCCTCTCAACAAAGTAACTCGGCCACCATTCAGCTGTTTCCAGACACTGCTTGCTCTGTTGGAACCTTCCTTGGAGCCACAACCTCTCAGTCTTGGAGTTCACTCCCTAACAGCCCTGTAAAAGGCTCTGCTTAGCCTGTCTGTCTGGACCTCCACCTACATCCTCAGCCCCCGGCTACCTCCTGGCTAGGGGGAATTGCCCTGGGGCTCCTCGGAACTGCTGGTTCCCCCACAAAGGGAGGTGGGTCtaatccacttatttatttatttattttagagagaaacatccatttgttatttcattatttatgcattcattggttgattcttgtatgtttgCTCCCTGACCTGGGGGCCACACCCGCAACTTCGGTGTATCGGGCTGAGGCTACCCACACTTCTTCCtccacctgcctgcctctcctcccctctggtaattGTGCCGTAGGCCTTTCCCACACGCGTTCAGCGGGGTCTTGCTTGTAGGCTGCCTCGTGAAATGAGCCTCAAGTTACTACAACTCAGTTCTAGCGGACCTCAGCTTTCAGAAACACATTCCCAAAGAACTGGTCGGAACAATGTGTACTGAGtgtctaccatgtgccaggtgctggctgCAGGGGATCCAGCAGAGAGCCAGTGCCTTCCTGGCGCTTATTACATTCTGGCTGGGAGACAGGCAATGAACCAGAAAAGTAAGATTAGGCGATCTGAAAGGGGAAACAAAAAGTACAGCAGGGTAAAGGGGATGAAGATGAACTAAGCTGGACAGGACTGGCCTCATGGATGGTGTGAGATGCGGCGGGAGAGCGGTCCGGGAGGAGGGGCGAGAGGGTGTTTCTGGGGAGACAGATCGGGGGCTTCTTTCACCAGGGGGCTCCCTTGAGAACTCGCTGGCTAGCTAACGTCTTCCCCACCGCTGCAGCGGACCTCAGAGTGCCAACCAGGCCTGCGGGAGCCCGCCGATGGGGACCTTCTAACAGGCGCCGCGCTAGAGCCACGCAGGGAGCCCAGCTCTCTGCTTCCTCGGATGGCGCGAAAAGTTGCACGGAACCAAATCCAAAGGGAAACACGATCTAGCGGACCGCGGAAGGAAGAGCACACCGGAAGCAGCCCCGGGACGCGAACATGGCGGCCGCCCGGGGGCTCCGCTGGGGCCTGAGCCGAGCCGGGGCCTGGCTGCTACCACCACCCGCGCACTGCGCCCGCCGGGAGCTGCACAAGCAGGTAGACGGCACCGAATACCAGAGCATCTACAGCCTGGACAAGCTCTACCCGGAATCGCGGGGCGTGGACACCGCCTGGAAGGTCCCGGTGAGAGCCGGGAGGGCCAGACGGAAGGGGCGTTTCC is a window of Phyllostomus discolor isolate MPI-MPIP mPhyDis1 chromosome 8, mPhyDis1.pri.v3, whole genome shotgun sequence DNA encoding:
- the CDR2L gene encoding cerebellar degeneration-related protein 2-like, with the protein product MRRAAGMEDFSAEEEEPWYDQQDLEQDLHLAAELGKTLLERNKELEESLQHMYATNEEQVQEIEYLTKQLDTLRHVNEQHAKVYEQLDLTARDLELTNQKLVLESKAAQQKIHGLTETIERLQAQVEELQAQVEQLRGLEQLRLRREKRERRRTIHTFPCLKELCTSPRCEDAFRLHSSSLELGPRPLEQENERLQTLVGVLRSQVSQERQRKERAEREFAAVLQEYSELEQQLCEMEGCRLRVQELEAELLELQQMKQAKTYLLGQEDHLAAALLAPLTQAPEADDPQPGSGDEFGAQDGVSSPGHSVRKSCSDTALNAIVAKDAASRHAGNLTLHANSVRKRGMSILREVDEQYHALLEKYEELLSKCRQHRAGVRHAGVQTSRPISRDSSWRDLQGSEEGQGEARMAEKSLSQHVEAVDKRLEQSQPEYKALFQEIFSRIQKTKADINATKVKTHSSK